The following are encoded in a window of Ruminiclostridium herbifermentans genomic DNA:
- a CDS encoding DUF4255 domain-containing protein, with protein MAIDTRTVIRDVSTSLKTLIKENVAELNDDSYITFGSPSDVDSSNICLSMCLYYLTENPSMRNSEKDPIVGTNQFYEPPAYLDLYYLMTPYAKDRDTELLILGRIFQLFHEHATLSGNDLKGNLIACGNEKIRISYNNLSLQDIKQLWEVFPGKPAKLSLSYLVSPVRLPAEKVITIPRVLQRDLDVFQYKNTITK; from the coding sequence ATGGCTATAGATACTCGTACAGTAATAAGAGATGTTAGTACAAGCTTAAAAACCCTTATAAAAGAAAATGTTGCAGAATTAAATGATGACAGCTACATAACTTTTGGTTCGCCTAGTGATGTTGATTCAAGCAACATATGTCTTTCAATGTGTCTTTATTATCTTACAGAAAACCCAAGCATGAGAAATAGTGAAAAAGACCCAATAGTGGGTACAAACCAGTTTTATGAGCCTCCAGCTTATCTGGATTTATACTATTTGATGACTCCGTATGCAAAAGACAGAGATACAGAATTACTAATTCTTGGAAGAATATTTCAACTATTTCATGAACATGCAACATTAAGCGGAAATGATTTGAAGGGAAATCTAATAGCTTGTGGCAATGAAAAAATCAGAATATCATACAATAACCTATCCTTACAGGATATTAAGCAGCTGTGGGAAGTATTTCCTGGGAAGCCTGCAAAACTAAGCTTATCTTATCTAGTATCACCTGTAAGATTACCAGCTGAAAAAGTAATAACAATTCCAAGGGTATTACAAAGAGACTTGGATGTATTTCAATATAAAAATACTATTACAAAATAG